From Bacillus basilensis, a single genomic window includes:
- a CDS encoding polyphosphate kinase yields MELLKGNTVNLNDTAYYNNRELSWLAFNERVLQEAQDETNPLLERLKFISIFSSNLDEFFMVRVAGLKDQVSAGFNQPENKAGLTPKKQLNKIAIKAHELMTVQYGTFKNYVLPALELEGIERLTFHDLTKEQREFIEEYFDEQIFPVLTPVAIDAYRPFPMLLNKSLNLATLLYDEKQVEEENRTKLGIVQVPSLLERFIFLPSEGQKHKFILLEDVISSFTHKLFTGYKVSSVTRFRITRNADLTIHEEGARDLLKVIEKELKKRKWGAAVRLEVGKEHIDERVLALLYEVLEVKDEDVYIMDGPLDLTCLFSLYKKLAPLYEHLVYPALIPQRPQDLGDAEDVFEKAIEHDILLHHPFESFQPVVDFVRDAADDPNVLAIKQTLYRVSGDSPIIQALKVAAEKGKQVTVLVELKARFDEENNVHWAKELEKAGCHVIYGVSHLKTHSKITLVVRRKNGKIERFVHLGTGNYNDATAKLYTDFGYITSRKDFGVDATNFFNYLSGYTTKPHFHHLSVAPFDIREQFMDLIDEEIRYHRQYGNGYIIAKMNSLTDKPLIKKMYEASQAGVKVELIVRGTCCLRPGIPNVSENIRVVSVVGRYLEHSRIYYFHHNGEEKIYLSSADWMTRNMEKRVEISFPILDIEMKARIKAILQLTLADNVKTREQNKDGDYYYVINNGAEEIDSQVKLFKMAYQNTDAE; encoded by the coding sequence ATGGAATTATTGAAGGGGAATACAGTAAATTTAAATGATACAGCTTATTACAATAATAGAGAATTAAGTTGGTTAGCATTTAATGAACGTGTACTACAAGAAGCACAAGATGAAACGAATCCGCTCTTAGAAAGGTTAAAGTTTATTAGCATTTTCAGCTCAAATTTAGATGAATTCTTTATGGTACGCGTGGCAGGATTGAAGGATCAAGTGAGTGCTGGGTTTAACCAACCAGAAAATAAGGCCGGCTTAACACCAAAAAAGCAATTAAATAAAATTGCGATAAAAGCACATGAATTAATGACCGTACAATATGGTACGTTTAAAAATTATGTGTTGCCAGCGTTGGAGCTAGAGGGGATTGAGCGTTTAACGTTCCATGATTTGACGAAAGAACAGAGAGAATTTATAGAAGAGTATTTTGATGAACAAATTTTCCCAGTCTTAACACCTGTGGCTATCGATGCATATCGTCCATTTCCGATGTTATTAAATAAAAGTTTAAATTTAGCTACTCTTTTATATGATGAGAAACAAGTGGAAGAAGAAAACCGCACGAAGTTAGGAATTGTACAAGTTCCTTCACTACTTGAACGTTTCATATTTTTACCGAGTGAAGGGCAAAAGCATAAATTTATTTTATTAGAAGACGTAATTAGTAGTTTTACTCATAAATTATTTACAGGATATAAAGTATCATCTGTTACTCGTTTCCGTATTACACGCAATGCGGATTTAACAATTCACGAAGAAGGTGCGAGAGATTTATTAAAGGTAATTGAAAAAGAATTAAAAAAGCGTAAGTGGGGAGCTGCTGTACGTTTAGAAGTTGGCAAAGAGCATATTGATGAAAGAGTATTAGCATTATTATATGAGGTGTTGGAAGTAAAGGATGAAGATGTGTATATAATGGATGGACCGTTAGATTTAACATGTCTATTTTCTTTATATAAAAAACTAGCTCCTTTATATGAACATCTAGTATATCCGGCTCTTATTCCGCAACGGCCTCAAGACTTAGGTGATGCGGAAGATGTATTTGAAAAAGCGATTGAGCATGATATTTTATTACATCATCCTTTTGAATCGTTTCAGCCAGTAGTTGATTTTGTCCGTGATGCGGCAGACGATCCGAATGTACTTGCAATTAAACAAACATTATATCGAGTAAGTGGGGATTCGCCGATTATTCAGGCGCTAAAGGTAGCGGCTGAAAAAGGGAAGCAAGTGACAGTATTAGTTGAATTAAAGGCAAGATTTGATGAAGAAAATAATGTGCATTGGGCTAAAGAGTTAGAAAAGGCAGGCTGTCATGTTATTTACGGTGTAAGTCATTTGAAAACACATAGTAAAATTACGCTAGTTGTAAGAAGAAAAAACGGAAAAATTGAAAGGTTCGTACATCTTGGGACCGGAAATTATAATGATGCAACCGCAAAGCTATATACTGATTTTGGCTATATTACATCACGAAAAGACTTTGGGGTCGATGCAACAAATTTCTTTAATTATTTGAGTGGTTATACAACAAAACCGCATTTTCATCATTTATCGGTTGCGCCATTTGATATAAGAGAGCAATTTATGGATTTAATAGATGAGGAAATCCGTTACCATAGACAATATGGAAATGGATATATTATCGCTAAGATGAATTCGTTAACTGATAAACCACTCATTAAAAAAATGTATGAAGCATCACAAGCTGGAGTAAAGGTTGAACTCATCGTTCGAGGAACATGTTGTTTAAGACCTGGTATTCCAAATGTAAGTGAAAATATTCGGGTAGTTAGTGTTGTCGGGAGATATTTAGAACATAGCCGAATTTATTATTTCCATCATAATGGGGAAGAGAAAATATACTTATCTTCAGCTGACTGGATGACGCGGAATATGGAGAAGCGCGTAGAAATATCTTTCCCGATATTAGATATTGAAATGAAGGCGCGAATTAAGGCGATTTTACAGCTTACTTTAGCTGATAATGTGAAAACACGTGAACAAAATAAAGACGGTGACTATTATTATGTTATTAATAATGGTGCAGAAGAGATTGATAGCCAAGTGAAGTTGTTTAAGATGGCGTATCAAAACACAGATGCTGAATAA
- a CDS encoding diguanylate cyclase domain-containing protein — MKHKGKISGLLLGNTVAVTEWIALQDVITKLDSRSFYTVFIIYILQMILSYYFGHWYDKRASGRMDTEVGGMASNDFVVDFFEKVAALSERDSHNITVYILSVKEWKELKETVQEKKLEVLVQKLESTIVKTIRKGDVVTRWDENKYVIVAIDNGHEKSTITNRLMKNIESEIENGLLSMTLLFGAASYPIEGKTFEELLRKAQNQLYQHRNL; from the coding sequence ATGAAACATAAAGGAAAAATTAGTGGATTACTACTTGGGAATACAGTGGCAGTTACAGAATGGATTGCACTTCAGGATGTAATTACAAAACTGGATTCGCGATCGTTTTATACCGTCTTTATTATTTATATATTGCAAATGATACTCAGCTATTATTTTGGACATTGGTATGATAAAAGAGCGAGTGGGCGCATGGATACGGAAGTAGGGGGAATGGCGAGTAATGATTTTGTAGTTGATTTCTTTGAGAAAGTAGCTGCGTTATCAGAACGGGATTCTCATAATATTACAGTGTACATTCTTTCTGTGAAAGAATGGAAAGAACTAAAAGAAACAGTGCAAGAAAAAAAATTGGAGGTGTTAGTACAAAAATTGGAGAGTACGATTGTAAAGACAATTCGTAAAGGGGATGTCGTTACTAGGTGGGATGAAAATAAGTATGTTATTGTGGCGATTGATAACGGACATGAAAAGTCGACAATAACAAATCGTTTAATGAAAAATATTGAAAGTGAAATAGAAAATGGCTTGTTAAGTATGACCCTATTATTTGGAGCAGCTAGTTATCCAATAGAAGGAAAAACTTTTGAAGAATTGTTAAGAAAGGCACAAAATCAATTGTACCAGCATAGGAATTTGTAA
- a CDS encoding SPP1 phage holin family protein, whose translation MLQKENLSDIMRLLAGFLLSLKLLFNSFGINFITNDQIDAIVNVASFLFILYFGYKNNYVGKKGIEQKKVLKKHNLH comes from the coding sequence ATGCTGCAAAAAGAAAATCTATCAGATATTATGCGTTTACTAGCAGGTTTTCTGTTATCATTAAAATTACTATTTAACTCTTTCGGAATAAACTTTATTACAAACGATCAAATTGACGCTATTGTAAATGTTGCTTCCTTCCTTTTCATTCTATATTTTGGTTATAAAAATAATTATGTAGGAAAAAAAGGAATCGAGCAAAAAAAAGTACTCAAAAAGCACAACCTTCACTAA
- the fadH gene encoding 2,4-dienoyl-CoA reductase, with product MKEKVVIITGGSSGMGKGMATRFAKEGARVVITGRTKEKLEETKLEIEQFPGQILPVQMDVRNTEDIQKMIEQIDEKFGRIDILINNAAGNFICPAEDLSVNGWNSVINIVLNGTFYCSQAVGKYWIEKGIKGNIINMVATYAWDAGPGVIHSAAAKAGVLAMTKTLAVEWGRKYGIRVNAIAPGPIERTGGADKLWISEEMAKRTIQSVPLGRLGTPEEIAGLAYYLCSDEAAYINGTCMTMDGGQHLHQYPF from the coding sequence GTGAAAGAAAAGGTAGTTATTATAACAGGTGGATCAAGCGGAATGGGAAAAGGAATGGCGACTCGCTTTGCAAAAGAAGGGGCACGAGTAGTTATTACAGGACGTACAAAGGAAAAACTAGAAGAAACAAAGTTGGAAATTGAACAATTTCCAGGACAAATATTACCTGTACAAATGGATGTAAGAAATACGGAAGATATTCAGAAAATGATTGAACAGATTGATGAGAAGTTTGGGCGAATTGATATTTTAATAAATAATGCAGCTGGAAACTTTATTTGTCCAGCAGAAGATTTATCCGTGAATGGCTGGAATTCGGTAATTAATATTGTGTTAAATGGTACATTTTACTGTAGCCAAGCTGTCGGGAAATATTGGATTGAAAAAGGTATAAAAGGGAATATCATTAACATGGTAGCAACATATGCATGGGATGCAGGTCCGGGAGTTATTCATTCGGCTGCAGCGAAGGCTGGAGTGTTAGCAATGACGAAGACGCTTGCTGTTGAGTGGGGACGTAAATATGGAATACGAGTTAACGCTATCGCGCCAGGACCAATTGAACGTACGGGTGGTGCTGATAAATTATGGATTTCAGAAGAAATGGCTAAGCGTACGATACAAAGTGTTCCGCTTGGAAGGCTGGGTACGCCAGAAGAAATCGCAGGTCTAGCTTATTATTTATGTTCAGATGAAGCTGCCTACATAAATGGAACTTGCATGACAATGGATGGAGGACAACATTTGCATCAATATCCATTTTAA
- a CDS encoding YkyA family protein — MLKYSKLAIVTALSMTLLAGCFGPKPEEELYVAFENAAKQEKTMFEDAKKLETLEKEGQELYNQIVQEGKDNNQTVKEKLNQAVKNTDEREKVLKKEKESLNKAQEEVKSADKYVKKIEDKKLKEQADKVKSTYEKRHDSFNKMYDSYNKSLKQEKELYTMLQDKGTKLKDISEKVKVVNQSYKDIESEKDKFNEFTKSYNTEKIAFYKQANIKIKEEKK, encoded by the coding sequence ATGTTGAAATATAGTAAATTAGCAATTGTAACTGCATTATCAATGACTTTACTAGCAGGTTGTTTCGGACCGAAACCAGAAGAGGAATTATATGTTGCTTTTGAAAATGCTGCAAAGCAAGAAAAAACAATGTTTGAAGATGCAAAGAAACTTGAAACTTTAGAAAAAGAGGGACAAGAATTATATAACCAGATTGTTCAAGAAGGAAAAGATAATAATCAAACTGTTAAGGAAAAATTGAACCAAGCAGTGAAAAATACAGATGAACGAGAAAAAGTGCTTAAAAAAGAAAAAGAATCTTTAAATAAGGCACAAGAAGAAGTGAAATCAGCAGATAAATATGTGAAGAAAATTGAAGATAAGAAATTGAAAGAGCAAGCGGATAAAGTGAAAAGCACATATGAGAAACGACACGATTCATTTAACAAGATGTATGATAGTTATAATAAATCGTTAAAACAAGAAAAAGAATTATATACAATGTTACAAGATAAAGGTACAAAATTAAAAGATATAAGTGAAAAAGTAAAAGTAGTAAATCAATCTTATAAGGATATTGAATCAGAAAAAGATAAGTTTAATGAATTCACGAAATCTTATAATACAGAAAAAATAGCTTTTTATAAACAAGCAAATATTAAAATTAAAGAAGAGAAAAAATAA
- the ppx gene encoding exopolyphosphatase gives MKEILKQQYAIIDIGSNTMRLVIYEKQNGGFYKEIENTKVVARLRNYLVDGMLIEEGIEVLLQTLFQFQESTRFHQLHHVLCVATATIRQAENQDAIKKLVEGQTDFTLRVLSEYEEARYGYLAVMNSTSFSEGITVDIGGGSTEVTYFRNREILEYHSFPFGALSLKQQFIKEDIPTEEELEKIQTYLEHQFRTLPWLIDKKLPLIAIGGSARNLVKIHQNLICYPIAGVHLYKMKEEDIKNVKEELEALSFIELQKMEGLAKDRADTIIPAVEVFHTLVNVIKAPAFVLSRKGLREGVFYEELTKDLGISYYPNVVEESLYLLSHEYEMDMEFVMQLIKQGRLICQQLEETGLISMSVKDWEVFHQAAKVFNIGKYIDEEASRLHTFYLLANKTIDGMMHKERVRLALIASYKSKMLFKQHLSPFEGWFDKNEQKKIRLLGAVLQFSAALNIRQRSLVESISITENKEGLTFKIVCEQSALAEKVQAEKQKKQLERVLKTTINLSFESKR, from the coding sequence TTGAAAGAAATATTAAAACAACAATATGCCATTATAGATATTGGATCTAATACAATGCGTTTAGTTATTTATGAAAAGCAAAACGGAGGTTTTTATAAAGAGATTGAAAATACGAAAGTGGTCGCTCGGTTAAGAAATTACTTAGTCGATGGTATGTTAATTGAAGAAGGAATAGAAGTATTGTTACAAACATTATTTCAATTTCAAGAAAGTACACGATTCCATCAGTTGCATCATGTACTTTGTGTTGCAACAGCGACAATTAGACAGGCTGAGAACCAAGATGCAATTAAAAAACTTGTTGAAGGACAAACAGACTTTACTCTTAGAGTATTATCAGAATATGAAGAAGCACGTTACGGCTATTTAGCAGTTATGAATTCAACTTCGTTCTCTGAAGGAATTACAGTAGATATTGGTGGAGGGAGTACGGAAGTTACATACTTTCGTAATAGAGAGATTTTAGAGTATCATAGCTTTCCTTTTGGGGCACTTTCTTTAAAGCAACAATTTATTAAAGAGGATATACCTACTGAAGAAGAGTTGGAAAAGATTCAAACGTACTTAGAACATCAATTTCGAACATTACCATGGTTAATTGATAAGAAATTGCCTCTTATTGCAATTGGTGGTAGTGCGAGGAACTTAGTAAAAATTCATCAAAATTTAATTTGTTATCCTATAGCAGGGGTACATTTATACAAGATGAAAGAAGAAGATATTAAAAATGTGAAAGAAGAATTGGAAGCATTGTCGTTCATAGAACTTCAAAAAATGGAAGGATTGGCAAAAGATCGAGCAGATACAATTATTCCAGCAGTCGAAGTATTTCATACGCTTGTTAATGTTATAAAGGCACCAGCATTTGTATTAAGTAGAAAAGGGTTACGAGAAGGTGTTTTCTATGAAGAGTTGACAAAAGATTTGGGGATTTCATATTATCCGAACGTAGTTGAAGAAAGTTTGTATTTATTATCACATGAATATGAAATGGATATGGAATTTGTAATGCAGCTTATAAAGCAGGGAAGATTGATTTGTCAACAGCTTGAAGAAACAGGATTGATTTCAATGTCGGTAAAAGACTGGGAAGTATTCCATCAAGCAGCGAAAGTATTTAATATAGGTAAATATATAGACGAAGAAGCGAGCCGCTTACATACGTTTTATTTATTAGCGAATAAAACAATTGATGGTATGATGCATAAAGAGCGAGTTAGATTAGCGCTTATTGCGTCTTATAAATCAAAAATGCTATTCAAACAACATTTGTCTCCATTTGAAGGATGGTTTGATAAAAACGAACAAAAGAAAATTCGCCTATTAGGGGCTGTTTTACAATTTTCAGCAGCTCTAAATATAAGACAAAGATCACTTGTGGAATCAATATCTATAACAGAAAATAAAGAAGGATTAACATTTAAAATTGTATGTGAGCAATCAGCATTAGCGGAAAAAGTGCAAGCTGAAAAGCAAAAAAAGCAGCTAGAAAGAGTATTGAAAACGACTATTAACTTATCCTTCGAATCAAAACGTTAA
- a CDS encoding YkuJ family protein, whose product MSLLQGILTRLVSLQEQAESGEVAQRYFEVNGERKCSVKFFDKSEMYELEVYQQGEKPQVYQFDNIDMVAIEIYDIIS is encoded by the coding sequence ATGTCTCTACTCCAAGGAATTTTAACTCGACTTGTTAGTCTACAAGAACAAGCTGAAAGCGGTGAAGTAGCACAACGCTATTTTGAAGTGAACGGTGAGCGCAAATGTAGCGTGAAATTTTTCGATAAAAGTGAAATGTATGAGTTAGAAGTGTATCAACAAGGTGAAAAACCTCAAGTGTATCAATTCGATAATATCGATATGGTTGCAATTGAGATTTACGATATCATTTCTTGA
- a CDS encoding DUF3993 domain-containing protein, with protein sequence MRKYGIWLVLFVCIAFLVGYSVTTVLGKEEVKVDRKEVFTTIQNGYETQFSIRGKHWPMNKMIETLSPYFTENFLQVFTDENSRSDKQSGEYLLPAKEAPFSFNSETKMSYDEEHKILYVYERAKSGQYQIVTLQRDQGKWKLAGYHESQELLTEIKRLQQL encoded by the coding sequence ATGAGGAAATATGGAATATGGTTAGTTCTATTTGTATGCATTGCCTTTCTAGTTGGTTATAGTGTTACAACTGTTTTAGGAAAAGAGGAAGTGAAGGTCGATCGGAAAGAAGTGTTTACAACGATACAAAATGGCTATGAAACCCAATTTTCAATTCGTGGGAAGCATTGGCCGATGAATAAGATGATAGAAACGTTATCACCGTATTTTACAGAGAATTTCCTTCAAGTATTTACAGATGAAAATAGTAGAAGTGATAAACAAAGTGGTGAATATTTACTTCCAGCAAAAGAAGCGCCGTTTTCTTTTAATTCAGAAACGAAAATGTCATATGATGAAGAGCATAAAATTTTATATGTATATGAGCGGGCGAAAAGTGGACAATATCAAATTGTAACATTGCAAAGAGATCAAGGGAAATGGAAATTGGCCGGATATCATGAGAGCCAAGAACTTTTAACTGAAATAAAAAGATTACAACAATTATAA
- a CDS encoding glutaredoxin family protein — translation MKKIEVYTQPDCPPCVIVKEFLKHNNVVYEEFDVKKDAAARNRLLYDYDSYSTPTVVIDGEVVAGFQIEKLQQLLNIE, via the coding sequence ATGAAAAAAATTGAGGTTTACACACAACCTGATTGTCCGCCATGTGTCATTGTGAAAGAATTTTTAAAGCATAATAATGTTGTATATGAAGAATTTGACGTAAAAAAAGACGCCGCTGCACGCAATCGTCTTTTATATGACTATGATTCTTATTCAACTCCAACAGTTGTAATTGATGGCGAAGTTGTTGCTGGTTTTCAAATTGAAAAATTACAACAGCTACTCAATATAGAATAG
- a CDS encoding YkyB family protein yields MKPSQPQSQLQNQHSINRLAQSIFVVNRHAKAATNPKYLYWLKKTALERLIAEKKAIKEGLHFSRNPRFSQQQSDVLIRLGDYFFHIPPTKEDFRILPHLGHLESSYRNPKTTLSLTVAKKTLQDYIGPEALKQEKKLSEPVPWYSRTYTKK; encoded by the coding sequence ATGAAACCTTCACAACCACAATCTCAATTACAAAACCAACATTCTATTAATCGACTAGCTCAATCTATTTTCGTTGTGAATCGTCATGCTAAAGCTGCAACTAACCCGAAGTATTTATACTGGTTAAAAAAGACTGCTTTAGAACGCTTAATTGCTGAAAAAAAAGCTATTAAAGAAGGATTGCATTTTTCTAGAAATCCACGTTTTAGCCAACAACAATCTGATGTTCTTATACGTTTAGGTGATTATTTTTTCCATATTCCTCCTACAAAAGAAGATTTTCGAATCCTACCACATCTTGGCCATCTTGAATCCTCCTATCGAAATCCGAAAACAACCTTATCTTTAACAGTAGCAAAAAAGACACTTCAAGATTACATTGGTCCTGAAGCACTGAAACAAGAAAAAAAATTAAGTGAACCTGTTCCATGGTATAGTCGTACTTATACAAAAAAATAA
- a CDS encoding EAL-associated domain-containing protein: MIDALDVMSNLDKVLPYYQAIFSADEHTVIGYEVVGRIQTEEGIQSLASFFHDDSIPSEFQLEADNIIVEKALNRYLESDQKLLLFIHRNANVLMNDDDESLLQLLLMYEEQGLNLKHIVLEITEHECKEDIEQFNHLLMYYRTYGIQISINKVGTGTSNLERISVLAPDILKVDLTNLRQTALLQSYQDILYSLSLLARRIGATLLYEEIDAFYQLQYAWKNGGRYYQGNYLKECLPDFIETNVLKERLGNECHQFIQHEKKKLQKIYNLTEMLRDRIGDVLAKQKKNEDINDWLLQFSQSVSQCSFRIFICNEDGFQQSGNVMKKDGEWIVMPEYYMKNWSWRPYFLENIMKMRFENKARLSDLYADIETGEMVRTFSFPIDDENFLFIDLSYEYLYEEDVLF; the protein is encoded by the coding sequence TTGATAGATGCATTAGATGTAATGAGTAACTTGGATAAAGTCCTTCCTTATTATCAAGCTATTTTTAGTGCTGATGAGCATACTGTAATTGGATATGAAGTAGTAGGACGTATTCAAACAGAAGAGGGCATACAAAGTTTAGCTTCTTTCTTTCATGATGATTCTATTCCGAGTGAGTTTCAACTGGAAGCCGATAACATTATAGTAGAAAAAGCTTTAAATCGTTATTTAGAAAGTGATCAAAAATTATTATTATTTATACATCGGAATGCTAACGTATTAATGAACGATGATGATGAAAGTTTGCTTCAACTTTTATTGATGTATGAAGAGCAAGGTTTAAATTTGAAACACATTGTTTTAGAGATTACAGAACATGAATGTAAAGAAGATATAGAGCAATTTAATCATTTACTTATGTATTATCGTACATATGGTATTCAAATTTCGATTAATAAAGTCGGAACGGGTACAAGTAATTTAGAACGTATTAGCGTGTTAGCACCGGATATTTTAAAAGTAGATTTAACAAACTTAAGGCAAACTGCACTTTTACAATCTTATCAAGATATTTTATATTCTTTATCATTACTTGCTAGAAGAATTGGTGCGACATTGTTATATGAAGAAATAGATGCTTTTTATCAACTACAATATGCTTGGAAAAACGGTGGCAGATACTATCAAGGGAATTATTTGAAAGAATGCTTGCCTGATTTTATTGAAACGAACGTTTTGAAAGAACGACTTGGTAATGAGTGTCATCAATTTATTCAACATGAGAAGAAGAAGTTACAAAAAATTTATAATTTAACAGAAATGTTACGCGATCGAATTGGTGATGTTCTAGCCAAACAGAAAAAGAATGAAGATATAAACGATTGGTTATTACAATTTAGCCAAAGTGTATCACAGTGTAGTTTTCGCATATTTATTTGTAACGAAGATGGTTTCCAACAATCAGGAAACGTTATGAAAAAAGATGGGGAATGGATTGTGATGCCTGAGTATTATATGAAGAACTGGAGTTGGCGTCCGTATTTTCTAGAAAATATTATGAAAATGCGTTTTGAGAATAAGGCAAGACTATCAGATTTATATGCTGATATTGAAACTGGTGAGATGGTACGAACATTTTCTTTCCCAATTGATGATGAAAACTTTTTATTTATAGATTTATCGTATGAATATTTATATGAAGAAGATGTTTTATTTTAA
- a CDS encoding metallophosphoesterase → MKKITRRDFLKTGMRTFLYSLITTSIGYYYAKYIEPHLLSFTEHTLKSQLIPKSFHGMKILQFSDLHLGYYFSLHHLSQIVSKINAVKPDIVLFTGDLIDNYQTYTDTPFVASILKNIQGPFGKFYIYGNHDHGGYGTEYYEHIMRESGFELLLNGEKRIRLLDNSEISIFGLDDILLGKPKIEETLQHARQNTYNIVLVHEPDIAPQIANYPVNLQLSGHSHGGQVQIPFLGAIITPALAKNYVEGFYTIQDLTLYVNRGLGRTRVPFRFMSKPEITIFTLQHS, encoded by the coding sequence ATGAAGAAAATTACAAGAAGAGATTTTTTAAAAACTGGAATGCGCACTTTTCTATATTCACTTATAACCACTAGCATCGGATACTATTACGCTAAATATATTGAGCCACATCTACTCTCTTTTACAGAGCATACACTTAAATCACAACTCATACCAAAAAGTTTTCACGGTATGAAGATTCTTCAATTCAGCGATTTACATCTCGGATACTATTTCTCTCTCCACCATTTATCTCAAATCGTTTCTAAAATTAATGCTGTAAAGCCCGATATTGTTCTTTTCACTGGTGATCTCATTGATAATTATCAAACATATACTGACACTCCTTTCGTTGCATCCATTTTAAAGAATATACAAGGACCCTTCGGTAAATTTTATATTTATGGTAACCATGATCACGGCGGATATGGAACAGAATACTACGAACACATCATGCGTGAATCTGGATTTGAACTATTACTAAATGGCGAAAAGAGAATTCGTCTACTGGATAATAGTGAAATTTCAATTTTCGGTCTTGATGATATACTACTAGGCAAACCAAAAATAGAGGAGACACTACAACACGCGAGGCAAAACACTTATAACATTGTTCTTGTTCACGAGCCAGATATTGCACCGCAAATTGCTAACTATCCAGTTAACTTACAACTTTCTGGTCATAGCCATGGCGGACAAGTACAAATTCCTTTTTTAGGCGCTATTATTACCCCAGCACTTGCTAAAAACTATGTTGAAGGTTTCTATACGATTCAAGATTTAACTCTCTATGTCAATCGAGGCCTTGGAAGAACACGTGTCCCATTCCGATTTATGTCAAAACCTGAAATTACGATTTTCACGCTCCAACATTCGTAA